Proteins encoded within one genomic window of Lysinibacillus sphaericus:
- a CDS encoding PTS sugar transporter subunit IIB, translated as MKILVVCGNGLGSSFMMELTIKKALLELSKEAEVTHTDLTSATSEKADIYIGAGDIVDQLDNGVRKIVRIVNMMSIPEIKGKLAPLL; from the coding sequence ATGAAAATTTTAGTCGTTTGTGGAAATGGCTTAGGCAGTAGCTTCATGATGGAACTGACTATCAAAAAAGCATTGCTAGAACTCAGCAAAGAAGCAGAGGTAACGCATACTGATTTAACATCTGCAACTTCTGAAAAGGCTGATATTTATATTGGTGCAGGAGATATCGTCGACCAACTAGATAATGGTGTGCGAAAAATTGTGCGAATCGTCAATATGATGAGTATCCCAGAAATCAAAGGAAAACTTGCCCCACTATTGTAA
- a CDS encoding PTS ascorbate transporter subunit IIC, with amino-acid sequence MLDVMMNDILGTPAILVGLFALVGLLIQKKSASTVLSGTLKTIMGFVILGAGAAVLIGSLTHFSKMFDHAFQVQGVIPNNEAIVAVAQTTFGTSTALIMVFGMVMNLLLARFTPLKYIFLTGHHTLFMACLIAASLSVGGMSGAPLIIFGSILLGLCMVIFPAILQPTVRQITGNNDFAVGHFGSIGYYVSAKIGQLFGNKAKSTEAIAVPKSLGFLRDTSVAISLTMSLFFIVVALFAGRSYIEAQLSGGSNFIVFAIIQAITFAAGVYIILAGVRMLIAEIIPAFKGIADKLVPNAKPALDCPTIFPFAPNAVIIGFLFSFLAGLLSMFALPLIGLKVIVPGLVPHFFTGAAAGVFGNATGGRIGSMAGAFANGIIISFIPAILLIFMGDIGYEGTTFGDSDFGIVGIIIINILKLFGAV; translated from the coding sequence ATGTTAGATGTTATGATGAATGACATTTTAGGTACACCAGCAATACTAGTCGGCCTATTTGCGCTTGTCGGCTTATTAATCCAAAAGAAATCTGCTTCAACCGTTCTTTCAGGGACGTTAAAAACTATTATGGGCTTTGTCATTTTAGGTGCCGGTGCAGCTGTTTTAATTGGTTCTTTAACTCACTTTAGCAAAATGTTCGATCATGCCTTTCAGGTACAAGGGGTTATCCCCAATAATGAAGCCATTGTTGCTGTGGCACAAACGACATTTGGCACATCCACAGCCTTGATTATGGTATTCGGGATGGTAATGAATCTTTTGCTAGCGCGATTTACGCCTTTAAAATATATTTTTTTAACTGGTCATCATACATTATTTATGGCGTGTTTAATCGCAGCTTCCCTCTCTGTTGGGGGGATGAGTGGCGCCCCTCTCATTATTTTTGGTTCTATATTGTTAGGTTTATGTATGGTGATTTTCCCTGCCATTTTACAACCTACCGTGCGTCAAATAACAGGAAATAATGACTTTGCAGTTGGGCATTTTGGCAGCATTGGCTACTATGTATCTGCTAAAATTGGTCAACTATTTGGCAACAAAGCCAAGTCGACTGAAGCAATAGCAGTGCCTAAATCACTTGGATTTTTAAGAGATACATCCGTTGCCATTTCCTTAACAATGAGCTTATTTTTCATTGTTGTCGCTTTATTCGCAGGTCGTTCTTATATTGAAGCGCAATTATCCGGGGGATCGAACTTCATTGTTTTCGCGATTATCCAAGCGATTACCTTTGCAGCGGGGGTCTATATTATCCTTGCGGGTGTTCGTATGCTGATTGCAGAAATTATTCCTGCATTTAAAGGGATTGCTGATAAGCTCGTACCAAACGCTAAACCTGCTTTAGATTGCCCGACAATTTTCCCCTTCGCACCGAATGCCGTTATTATCGGTTTCCTCTTTAGCTTTTTAGCTGGCTTATTGTCCATGTTTGCCCTGCCGCTGATCGGGCTTAAAGTTATTGTTCCTGGCCTAGTGCCACATTTTTTTACAGGTGCTGCGGCAGGTGTTTTCGGTAATGCAACGGGTGGTCGTATTGGCTCCATGGCAGGTGCATTTGCTAACGGGATAATCATTAGCTTTATTCCAGCGATTCTCCTTATCTTTATGGGTGATATCGGCTACGAAGGAACAACATTTGGTGATTCTGACTTTGGCATCGTAGGCATTATTATTATTAATATTTTAAAATTATTTGGTGCGGTGTAA
- the modA gene encoding molybdate ABC transporter substrate-binding protein, with product MKNFYRLFATLALLVGLLVACGNQEKGGTANEPVELTISAAASLQDALEELKTTYEKEHDSVNILYNFGGSGALQQQILQGAPVDLFFSAAKDKFDALVEKEMIEQQQGTDLLANELVLIVPKNNEKQIHSFDDLLQAGKIALGTPETVPAGQYGVDTLKSMQLWESLASKMVYTKDVRQVLTYTESENVDAGIVYKTDALVSDKVDVIATADDATHAPIIYPVGVLKASKHGQEAKDFYQFLQSDEAMNIFKKYGFKGAQ from the coding sequence GTGAAAAACTTTTATCGTTTATTTGCGACACTGGCTCTACTAGTAGGTCTATTAGTAGCTTGTGGTAACCAAGAAAAAGGAGGGACTGCAAACGAACCTGTTGAATTAACAATTTCTGCGGCAGCTAGTTTACAGGATGCCTTAGAAGAACTTAAAACAACGTATGAAAAAGAACACGATTCGGTCAATATCCTCTATAACTTTGGCGGCTCTGGTGCATTGCAACAACAAATTTTACAAGGTGCACCGGTGGATTTATTCTTTTCAGCAGCGAAAGATAAATTCGACGCCCTAGTAGAAAAAGAAATGATTGAACAACAGCAAGGAACAGATCTTTTAGCTAATGAGTTAGTATTAATCGTTCCTAAAAACAACGAAAAGCAAATCCATTCCTTTGACGATTTACTTCAAGCAGGAAAAATTGCGCTTGGCACACCCGAAACGGTTCCTGCTGGGCAGTATGGCGTCGACACATTAAAAAGCATGCAGCTTTGGGAATCACTTGCATCTAAAATGGTATATACAAAAGATGTGCGTCAAGTACTTACTTATACTGAAAGCGAAAATGTAGATGCTGGCATCGTTTATAAAACAGATGCCCTCGTCTCTGATAAAGTCGATGTCATTGCGACTGCCGATGATGCGACCCATGCACCGATTATTTATCCTGTAGGCGTCCTAAAAGCGAGTAAGCATGGACAAGAGGCAAAAGATTTTTATCAATTTTTACAAAGTGATGAGGCAATGAATATATTCAAAAAGTATGGCTTTAAAGGAGCTCAATAA
- the modB gene encoding molybdate ABC transporter permease subunit — protein MGTDFWSPLRLSIEIAFVAGITAIIVGILMGKWMATRHFKGKLLLETVLLLPLVLPPTVVGFLLIVIFGKNSVLGNLIMWLFDQPIMFTWWAAVIASTIVAFPLMYQSAKTGFASVDKDIENAARVDGANEWQVFVCVSIPLALKALVSGGILSFTRALGEFGATLMFAGNIPGKTQTTPLAIYMALDSGNMTLAWTWVLCMIAISFLMLLSIHLLKV, from the coding sequence ATGGGTACCGATTTTTGGTCTCCTCTTAGGCTTTCCATTGAAATTGCCTTTGTTGCTGGAATTACTGCTATTATAGTTGGTATTTTAATGGGTAAATGGATGGCAACTCGCCATTTTAAAGGCAAACTCTTGTTAGAAACGGTGTTGCTTTTACCCTTAGTATTACCTCCTACTGTAGTTGGTTTTCTGCTCATCGTTATTTTTGGAAAAAATAGTGTATTAGGAAATCTAATTATGTGGCTTTTCGATCAACCAATCATGTTCACATGGTGGGCTGCCGTCATCGCTTCTACAATTGTTGCCTTTCCATTAATGTATCAATCTGCGAAAACGGGCTTTGCCTCTGTAGATAAAGATATTGAAAATGCAGCACGTGTTGATGGGGCGAATGAATGGCAAGTCTTTGTTTGTGTATCTATTCCGCTCGCATTAAAGGCACTTGTATCTGGTGGAATTTTAAGCTTTACACGTGCTTTAGGGGAGTTTGGGGCGACCTTGATGTTTGCGGGGAACATTCCAGGAAAAACACAAACAACACCGCTAGCGATTTATATGGCACTTGATTCAGGTAACATGACGCTAGCTTGGACATGGGTTTTGTGCATGATTGCTATTTCCTTTCTAATGCTTCTTAGTATCCATTTACTAAAAGTATAA
- the moaD gene encoding molybdopterin converting factor subunit 1, with the protein MINILLFAHLQEQVGESQLKVELSDVTVAQLKEWLEKHYPQLSLQQIMTAVNEEFATDTTIVQSGDTIAFIPPISGG; encoded by the coding sequence GTGATTAACATCTTATTATTTGCGCACTTACAGGAACAAGTTGGTGAATCACAACTCAAGGTAGAGCTGTCAGATGTCACAGTTGCTCAGTTAAAAGAGTGGCTAGAAAAGCACTATCCGCAGCTATCATTACAACAAATAATGACAGCAGTCAATGAAGAATTTGCAACTGATACGACAATTGTTCAATCGGGTGATACTATCGCCTTTATCCCACCAATTAGCGGGGGATGA
- a CDS encoding molybdenum cofactor biosynthesis protein MoaE yields the protein MTVALFEIIDQPIDVEQVRQKVLNRNAGAVTLFIGTVREITNGKKTLHLEYQAYPAMAIKMFEQIAKEIQEQWPEAIVAITHRVGRLDISDIAVVIAVSSPHRKVAYMANEYAIDRIKQIVPIWKKEHWEDGTEWIGDQLENIPYPQGKPVIREEEGKA from the coding sequence ATGACGGTAGCGTTGTTTGAAATTATCGACCAACCGATTGATGTCGAGCAAGTAAGACAAAAAGTACTAAATCGAAATGCTGGTGCCGTTACACTATTTATCGGCACAGTACGTGAAATTACAAATGGTAAAAAAACATTGCATTTAGAATATCAAGCCTATCCCGCGATGGCGATAAAAATGTTTGAACAGATTGCAAAGGAAATACAAGAGCAGTGGCCAGAAGCGATAGTGGCTATTACGCATCGAGTAGGTCGCTTGGATATTTCAGACATAGCTGTTGTTATTGCTGTGTCATCGCCACATCGTAAAGTGGCGTATATGGCAAATGAATATGCGATTGATCGCATTAAACAAATTGTTCCAATATGGAAAAAAGAGCATTGGGAGGACGGGACGGAATGGATTGGTGACCAATTAGAAAATATCCCCTATCCACAAGGAAAACCAGTTATTCGGGAGGAGGAAGGGAAAGCGTGA
- the mobB gene encoding molybdopterin-guanine dinucleotide biosynthesis protein B codes for MGQVRKILQIVGYQNSGKTTLMEQLIKQASLEGLRVGTIKHHGHGGAPMIETSKDSSRHEQAGAIVTAVEGEGTLRMSIHQNSWRLAEILAIYASFSMDIVLIEGYKQEHYPKVVLLRTAQDQVLLQQVTNIICVIYWPSYPLDPPLTIPAYSIYEERKYMEFLLKEMREDHDGSVV; via the coding sequence TTGGGACAAGTTCGAAAAATCTTACAGATAGTTGGCTATCAAAATAGTGGAAAGACAACATTGATGGAGCAATTAATTAAACAAGCTTCACTGGAAGGGCTACGAGTAGGAACGATTAAGCATCACGGACATGGTGGTGCGCCAATGATCGAAACGTCCAAAGATAGTAGTCGGCATGAGCAGGCAGGTGCGATTGTGACTGCTGTGGAAGGGGAGGGTACTTTACGTATGAGTATTCACCAAAATAGCTGGCGATTAGCTGAAATTCTAGCAATCTATGCTTCCTTTTCGATGGATATCGTGCTGATTGAAGGATATAAACAGGAACATTATCCAAAAGTAGTACTACTCCGAACAGCACAGGACCAAGTGCTATTGCAGCAAGTAACCAATATTATTTGTGTTATTTATTGGCCGAGCTATCCACTGGATCCACCGTTAACAATCCCAGCGTATTCAATTTATGAAGAAAGAAAATATATGGAATTTTTGTTGAAAGAAATGAGGGAAGACCATGACGGTAGCGTTGTTTGA
- a CDS encoding molybdopterin molybdotransferase MoeA has translation MLEKRQPIPVAEAVHRVMDYAFQAKNELVPLTQAHGRFIAEAIRADQDVPAFDRSPYDGYAIRSIDSQGACSQQPVRFQVVGEIGAGYVYDSVVEKGQAVRIMTGAPIPQGCDAVVMLEITHTFEENQQKYMSIKRSIEAGTNISYKGEDVQQGTILIDKGQYINPGVMALLATFGYEQVPVYRKMIIGVIATGSELLEPGECLQPGKIRNSNAYMMMAQIERAGAEVKYFGKFSDDLALCIKIVEKALQEVDILITTGGVSVGDYDYLPAIYQAMDAKVLFNKVAMRPGSVTTVAACNGKLLFGLSGNPSACYVGFELFVRPIIRTAYCHPQPHLRREQAILGADFTKPNPFTRFVRATAYYETGQLVAVPSGFDKSSAVSSLATANAFIVLPGGSRGYERGMSVAVLLLEDLQGSEWPWDKFEKSYR, from the coding sequence ATGCTAGAAAAAAGACAACCAATTCCTGTGGCAGAAGCTGTTCATCGTGTAATGGACTATGCCTTTCAAGCAAAAAATGAACTTGTACCATTAACACAAGCCCATGGTCGCTTTATAGCAGAAGCGATTCGAGCCGATCAAGATGTCCCAGCTTTTGATCGTTCACCGTATGATGGCTATGCCATTCGTTCCATTGATAGTCAAGGCGCTTGTTCACAGCAGCCAGTTCGATTTCAGGTCGTTGGGGAAATTGGCGCAGGCTATGTCTATGACAGTGTAGTGGAGAAAGGTCAAGCTGTTCGCATTATGACAGGGGCACCGATACCACAAGGCTGTGATGCGGTGGTTATGCTAGAAATAACCCATACTTTTGAAGAAAATCAACAAAAGTATATGTCGATTAAACGCTCTATTGAAGCGGGGACTAATATTTCCTACAAGGGGGAAGATGTACAGCAGGGTACAATCCTTATTGACAAAGGTCAATATATTAACCCTGGTGTGATGGCTTTACTCGCTACGTTTGGCTACGAGCAAGTACCAGTTTATCGTAAAATGATCATTGGTGTGATAGCCACGGGTAGCGAATTACTAGAGCCAGGTGAATGTTTACAGCCGGGCAAAATTCGAAATAGTAATGCTTATATGATGATGGCACAAATTGAACGTGCAGGCGCAGAAGTCAAATATTTTGGCAAGTTTAGCGATGATTTGGCATTATGTATTAAAATCGTGGAAAAAGCATTGCAGGAAGTAGATATTCTAATTACAACGGGGGGCGTTTCCGTAGGTGATTATGATTATTTACCGGCCATTTATCAGGCGATGGATGCAAAGGTATTATTTAATAAAGTAGCAATGCGTCCAGGCAGTGTAACTACTGTCGCTGCTTGCAATGGTAAATTGTTATTCGGCCTTTCTGGTAATCCTTCAGCCTGCTATGTTGGTTTTGAACTATTTGTACGCCCCATTATACGCACTGCCTATTGTCATCCGCAACCTCATTTACGCAGAGAGCAAGCTATATTAGGGGCGGATTTTACAAAGCCGAATCCCTTTACACGTTTTGTGCGCGCGACAGCTTATTACGAAACAGGGCAGCTAGTTGCTGTGCCATCTGGTTTTGATAAATCGAGTGCCGTTTCTTCGTTGGCGACAGCTAATGCTTTTATCGTTTTACCAGGTGGTTCACGAGGTTATGAAAGAGGCATGTCCGTAGCAGTCTTATTGTTAGAAGATTTACAAGGAAGTGAGTGGCCTTGGGACAAGTTCGAAAAATCTTACAGATAG
- a CDS encoding thiazole biosynthesis adenylyltransferase ThiF, which translates to MQNRYSRQQLFTPIGQSGQVSIQQKHALLIGVGALGSASAEALVRAGIGKLTLIDRDYVEWSNLQRQQLYTEQDAQEKMPKVIAAKKRLQEINTEVEINVAIMDACLETLLPLLKDVDVMVDATDNFDVRFLMNDLAQKYRIPWVYGSCVGSYGATYTIVPGKTPCLHCLLKAIPQTGMTCDTVGIISPTVQIVAAYQVAEVLKVLVGDDKALRKSYLTFDVWQNQHYEINVAKMRQADCPSCGNAPTYPYLSYENQTKLQILCGRDAVQIRPPKPIYYQFEQLAHQLRSYGEIQMNPYLISCQADDYRIVIFQDGRVVIHGIQDIQKAKTIYYRLLG; encoded by the coding sequence ATGCAAAATAGATATTCGAGACAACAATTATTTACCCCTATCGGACAATCTGGGCAAGTATCAATCCAACAAAAACATGCCCTTTTAATAGGTGTCGGTGCATTGGGGAGTGCTAGTGCCGAAGCGCTTGTACGTGCTGGTATCGGCAAGTTAACACTGATTGATCGTGATTATGTAGAGTGGAGTAATTTACAAAGACAACAATTATATACAGAGCAAGATGCCCAAGAAAAAATGCCAAAAGTCATCGCAGCTAAAAAACGTCTGCAAGAAATTAACACAGAGGTTGAAATCAATGTTGCCATTATGGATGCATGTTTAGAGACTTTGCTACCATTGCTAAAAGATGTAGATGTAATGGTTGATGCGACCGATAATTTTGATGTGCGTTTTCTAATGAATGACCTTGCACAAAAGTATCGAATTCCGTGGGTGTACGGCTCTTGTGTCGGTAGTTATGGCGCAACCTATACGATTGTGCCAGGCAAAACACCTTGTTTGCACTGCTTATTAAAAGCAATACCCCAAACAGGGATGACTTGTGATACGGTAGGTATTATTAGCCCAACGGTTCAAATCGTTGCCGCATATCAAGTGGCTGAAGTGTTAAAAGTGCTTGTTGGAGATGACAAAGCGCTACGAAAAAGCTATTTAACATTTGATGTTTGGCAAAATCAACACTATGAAATCAATGTCGCTAAAATGAGACAGGCTGATTGTCCATCTTGTGGCAATGCGCCAACATATCCTTACTTATCCTATGAAAATCAAACGAAATTACAAATACTTTGTGGACGGGACGCTGTGCAAATTCGACCACCAAAGCCCATTTACTATCAGTTCGAGCAGTTGGCACATCAGCTTCGTTCCTATGGTGAAATTCAGATGAATCCTTATTTGATTTCTTGTCAAGCGGACGATTATCGAATCGTTATTTTTCAAGATGGGCGAGTTGTGATTCATGGTATACAAGATATACAAAAAGCTAAAACAATTTACTATCGTTTATTAGGTTAA
- a CDS encoding MogA/MoaB family molybdenum cofactor biosynthesis protein: MHPTHHQQPIQVALLTVSDTRTKANDHAGQRIQTLLQEATFEVVDYQLTKDEPRDIARYVKQWSSDPSINTIIVTGGTGFTPRDQTYDTILPLFEKEMMGFGELFRTLSYDEIGPRAMFSRATAGTIQQTAIYVLPGSTNAVSLAMTKLIVPTVQHFVGELNRL, encoded by the coding sequence GTGCATCCCACACATCATCAGCAACCCATTCAAGTTGCTCTTTTAACTGTCAGTGACACACGCACAAAGGCAAATGATCACGCTGGACAGCGAATTCAAACTTTACTTCAAGAAGCAACATTCGAAGTAGTGGACTACCAACTCACAAAGGATGAACCACGGGATATCGCTCGTTATGTGAAACAGTGGTCCAGTGATCCATCCATCAATACCATTATCGTAACGGGCGGAACAGGCTTTACACCAAGAGACCAAACTTACGATACCATTTTACCTCTTTTCGAAAAGGAAATGATGGGATTTGGTGAGTTATTTCGAACACTTAGCTATGACGAAATTGGCCCAAGGGCAATGTTTAGTCGTGCCACTGCTGGGACTATTCAACAAACAGCCATCTATGTTTTACCTGGTTCCACAAATGCGGTATCACTAGCTATGACGAAACTTATAGTACCCACTGTTCAACATTTTGTTGGTGAGTTGAATCGTCTATGA
- the mobA gene encoding molybdenum cofactor guanylyltransferase, with translation MKIAGIILAGGQSSRYGKPKMFELFAGQPLYKHSLIALQKNQLSPIIIATNAQLQHQFEQENVQWIIDKQLHQGPLFALHHIMTAYPDVEWFFVVASDMPYMNADFIKKMVGRISDDYDAIVPMQAQKHQPLAALFRRTALPKAQQLTKQNKRSMKVLLEQLRVCYVPFDDDDTTFININAQQDWSQTRKKESNNE, from the coding sequence ATGAAAATTGCAGGGATTATATTAGCAGGTGGGCAATCCTCTCGATATGGTAAACCTAAAATGTTCGAGCTGTTTGCTGGGCAGCCTTTATACAAGCATAGTCTTATCGCTTTACAAAAAAATCAGCTATCGCCTATTATTATTGCTACAAACGCACAGTTACAACATCAGTTTGAGCAGGAAAACGTCCAATGGATTATCGACAAACAGCTACATCAAGGACCACTTTTTGCTTTACATCATATCATGACAGCCTACCCTGATGTGGAATGGTTTTTTGTCGTGGCTAGCGATATGCCTTATATGAATGCTGATTTTATCAAAAAAATGGTCGGTCGAATAAGTGACGATTATGATGCAATCGTTCCTATGCAGGCGCAAAAACATCAGCCATTAGCTGCATTATTTCGACGTACAGCTTTACCTAAAGCACAACAATTAACGAAACAAAACAAACGAAGTATGAAAGTACTGTTAGAGCAACTGCGAGTTTGTTACGTCCCTTTTGATGACGATGACACAACATTTATCAATATTAATGCACAACAAGACTGGTCTCAAACAAGGAAAAAGGAGTCTAATAATGAATAA
- the moaC gene encoding cyclic pyranopterin monophosphate synthase MoaC, protein MNNFTHWNAEGRPKMVDISEKEITTRTAIARSTITLSDAVYEAIQQGGIKKGDPTQVAQIAGIMGAKKTADLIPMCHPIMLQGTDFQFNYDKVEKGYELHIQATVKCSGKTGVEMEALTAVTIAALTFYDMCKAVDKTMVIKDTYLVEKTGGKSGTFVHK, encoded by the coding sequence ATGAATAATTTTACACACTGGAACGCAGAAGGTCGTCCTAAAATGGTTGATATTTCAGAAAAAGAAATCACAACACGTACAGCCATTGCGCGTAGTACAATCACGTTATCCGATGCTGTCTATGAAGCCATCCAACAAGGTGGCATTAAAAAAGGCGATCCAACACAAGTTGCCCAAATTGCAGGGATTATGGGGGCTAAAAAGACCGCTGATCTTATTCCCATGTGCCATCCCATCATGTTACAAGGCACGGACTTCCAATTTAACTATGACAAAGTAGAGAAGGGCTATGAGCTTCATATTCAAGCTACAGTCAAATGTAGTGGGAAAACTGGTGTTGAAATGGAAGCCCTCACAGCTGTGACAATCGCTGCCTTAACTTTTTATGATATGTGTAAAGCAGTTGATAAAACGATGGTCATTAAAGACACCTATCTTGTTGAAAAAACGGGTGGGAAAAGTGGCACTTTTGTGCATAAATAA
- the moaA gene encoding GTP 3',8-cyclase MoaA gives MSDLQDQFNRPLRDLRISVTDRCNFRCRYCMPAEVFGPDYAFLPSNKILTFGEIERLVKIFVSLNVKKIRITGGEPLLRRDLPALIARIHRIEGVEDIALTTNGTLLKKYAQALAQAGLTRVSVSLDSLNDERFLEMNGHRGKVLTVLEGIERAAEAGLQVKINMVVQKGKNDQDIVTMAQYFKEKQHILRFIEYMDVGNSNGWNLQDVVSKQDIIERVHQFYPLQQVAPNYKGEVASRYQYQDAQGEIGVISSVTDSFCSDCSRARLSAEGTLYTCLFATEGTDLRELLRTGQDDAAIRECVSKVWETRDDRYSDERNEQTMTTRKNAKIEMSHIGG, from the coding sequence ATGTCAGATCTACAAGACCAATTCAATAGACCTTTAAGAGATTTAAGAATATCTGTAACAGATCGCTGTAATTTCCGTTGCCGCTATTGTATGCCAGCTGAAGTATTTGGTCCAGATTATGCATTTTTACCGTCTAATAAAATATTAACTTTTGGTGAAATTGAACGATTAGTAAAAATATTTGTGTCGTTGAATGTGAAAAAAATACGAATTACAGGTGGAGAGCCCTTGCTTCGTCGTGATTTACCAGCATTAATTGCACGCATTCACCGCATTGAAGGTGTAGAAGATATTGCTTTAACAACAAATGGCACTTTATTAAAAAAATATGCACAAGCATTGGCTCAAGCAGGCTTAACTCGCGTTTCTGTTAGTCTAGATTCATTGAATGATGAACGATTTTTGGAGATGAATGGACATCGAGGTAAGGTATTAACGGTGTTAGAGGGCATAGAAAGGGCTGCGGAAGCAGGTTTACAAGTGAAAATTAATATGGTTGTGCAAAAAGGAAAGAATGACCAAGATATTGTTACAATGGCACAATATTTTAAAGAAAAACAGCATATTTTACGTTTTATTGAATATATGGATGTAGGCAATTCGAATGGTTGGAACTTACAGGATGTTGTGTCGAAGCAGGATATTATTGAGCGAGTCCATCAGTTTTATCCGCTACAACAAGTAGCGCCTAATTACAAAGGGGAAGTGGCATCACGTTATCAATATCAAGATGCACAAGGGGAAATAGGTGTGATTTCATCCGTTACAGATTCCTTCTGTTCCGATTGTTCACGTGCTCGTCTCTCAGCAGAAGGGACCTTATATACTTGTTTATTTGCAACAGAGGGCACAGATTTAAGAGAGCTGTTACGAACAGGACAAGATGATGCCGCTATCCGTGAATGTGTATCAAAGGTATGGGAAACAAGGGACGATCGTTACTCAGATGAACGCAATGAACAAACGATGACAACAAGGAAAAATGCAAAAATTGAAATGTCTCATATTGGGGGGTAG
- the fdhD gene encoding formate dehydrogenase accessory sulfurtransferase FdhD, whose translation MERAITRKIMRVEGQQVKEMDDVIVTEYAVTVKINQQEFVTMVCSPEYVEDMVIGYLASERVIRSFDDIEEIWHQEKEGFVHIKTKHVNPYYQQTQNKRYITSCCGMSRQGFVFTNDALVAKKMDDVHVQITTEDCFRLMHDMQEGADIFKQTGGVHNAALCNVNGIVLSRMDIGRHNALDKIYGYCLRNNISMQDKIIVFSGRLSSEILLKVSKIGCEIVLSKSAPTDLALQLAEQLGITTVGFIRQQALNIYTQPRRILLPAQNALKEGD comes from the coding sequence ATGGAACGAGCAATCACAAGGAAAATTATGCGCGTTGAAGGACAGCAAGTAAAAGAAATGGATGATGTAATCGTCACAGAATACGCTGTAACTGTAAAAATCAATCAGCAAGAATTTGTCACGATGGTATGTTCACCAGAGTATGTGGAAGATATGGTTATTGGCTACTTAGCTTCTGAACGAGTTATTCGTAGCTTTGATGATATTGAGGAAATTTGGCACCAAGAAAAAGAAGGCTTTGTGCATATTAAAACAAAGCATGTTAATCCCTATTACCAGCAGACGCAAAACAAACGCTATATTACCTCTTGTTGTGGAATGAGTCGACAAGGCTTTGTTTTTACGAATGATGCATTAGTGGCGAAAAAAATGGACGATGTGCATGTGCAAATCACAACCGAGGATTGCTTCCGTTTAATGCATGATATGCAGGAAGGTGCAGACATTTTTAAGCAAACGGGTGGTGTGCACAATGCTGCACTATGTAATGTCAATGGCATTGTCTTAAGTCGCATGGATATTGGACGTCATAATGCGTTAGATAAAATTTACGGCTATTGTCTGCGCAACAATATCAGTATGCAAGATAAAATTATCGTCTTTAGCGGACGACTATCGTCAGAAATTTTACTAAAGGTCTCCAAAATAGGCTGTGAAATTGTGCTATCTAAATCAGCACCAACGGACTTAGCATTACAATTAGCCGAGCAGCTCGGCATTACAACGGTAGGTTTTATCCGACAACAAGCTTTGAATATTTATACACAGCCACGACGCATCCTATTACCAGCCCAGAATGCACTGAAAGAAGGAGATTAA